The following coding sequences are from one Panthera leo isolate Ple1 chromosome E1, P.leo_Ple1_pat1.1, whole genome shotgun sequence window:
- the GJD3 gene encoding gap junction delta-3 protein: MGEWAFLGSLLDAVQLQSPLVGRLWLVVMLIFRILVLATVGGAVFEDEQEEFVCNTLQPGCRQTCYDRAFPVSHYRFWLFHILLLSAPPVLFVIYSVHRAGKQAGGADAGPGPPPRRRCYLLSVALRLLAELAFLAGQALLYGFRVAPHFACAGPPCPHTVDCFVSRPTEKTVFVLFYFAVGLLSALLSVAELGHLLCKGRPRAGRRRQAAERDGRRHRARPDPCGPPAYPHPAPASDSEGGSGHSKASLATVRQDLAI, translated from the coding sequence ATGGGGGAGTGGGCATTCCTGGGCTCGCTGCTGGACGCCGTGCAGCTGCAGTCGCCGCTCGTGGGCCGCCTGTGGCTGGTGGTCATGCTGATCTTCCGCATCCTGGTGCTGGCCACGGTGGGCGGCGCTGTGTTCGAGGACGAGCAGGAGGAGTTCGTGTGCAACACGCTGCAGCCCGGCTGCCGCCAGACCTGCTACGACCGCGCCTTCCCGGTCTCCCACTACCGCTTCTGGCTCTTCCACATCCTGCTGCTCTCGGCGCCCCCCGTGCTCTTCGTCATCTACTCGGTGCACCGCGCCGGCAAGCAGGCGGGCGGCGCGGACGCCGGGCCCGGGCCGCCCCCGCGCCGCCGCTGCTACCTGCTGAGCGTGGCGCTGCGCCTGCTGGCCGAGCTGGCCTTCCTGGCGGGCCAGGCGCTGCTCTACGGCTTCCGCGTGGCCCCGCACTTCGCGTGCGCCGGCCCGCCGTGCCCGCACACCGTGGACTGCTTCGTGAGCCGGCCCACCGAGAAGACCGTCTTCGTGCTCTTCTACTTCGCCGTGGGGCTGCTCTCGGCGCTGCTCAGCGTGGCCGAGCTGGGCCACCTGCTCTGCAAGGGCCGCCCGCGCGCCGGGCGCCGTCGCCAGGCGGCAGAGCGCGATGGCCGCCGCCACCGCGCGCGCCCCGACCCCTGCGGCCCCCCCGCCTACCCGCACCCGGCGCCGGCCAGCGACAGCGAGGGCGGCAGCGGCCACAGCAAGGCGTCCCTGGCCACGGTCCGCCAGGACCTGGCCATCTAG